The Streptomyces sp. HUAS CB01 genome has a segment encoding these proteins:
- a CDS encoding FAD-dependent oxidoreductase: MVNHVRDKGSWGRRGDGRHAVVIGGSLAGLLAAHVLAGHADRVTVVERDRVPDGPQPRPGVPHSRHAHVLLESGQRALDSLLPGFMAELRAAGAPRVGMPEDMVAWSGTWFRRTAPTTHIHTGSRAQLEHLVRERVLANPVITTVGSTEVVGLAGDAGRVRGVRLRERGGADGTADGASARQSRTLAADLVVDASGRSSRAPRWLAAIGAEPPHEETIDTGQAYASRIYRNTSAHLGTEALAYWFYPNPSQTYAGGVLPLEDGSHLVAFAGLRGQEPPTDDAGFTAFAARLPHPFLHEWLRTAEPQTPAYGFRSTANVRRRYDRQGRRPAGFLATGDALCTFNPIYGQGMSVAAMSAVALRDALADPRRTPTTRRVQRALFDASRQAWDISAGADRAMPGAVGNAVASRAVDRPVGWYLDRVQQRYVGDPVLVGPVFRSVLTLTTPLSALFAPRMARAVLFGPVTRTPAAPPMRAETADG; encoded by the coding sequence ATGGTGAACCACGTGCGGGACAAAGGCAGTTGGGGCCGGCGAGGCGACGGGCGCCACGCCGTCGTCATCGGGGGCAGCCTCGCGGGACTGCTCGCGGCGCACGTCCTCGCCGGGCACGCCGACCGGGTGACCGTCGTGGAGCGCGACCGCGTCCCCGACGGCCCGCAGCCGCGCCCGGGCGTCCCGCACAGCAGGCACGCCCATGTGCTGCTGGAGAGCGGGCAGCGGGCGCTGGACTCCCTTCTGCCCGGATTCATGGCCGAGTTGCGGGCGGCCGGAGCACCCCGCGTGGGCATGCCCGAGGACATGGTGGCGTGGAGCGGCACCTGGTTCCGGCGCACCGCCCCGACGACACACATCCACACCGGCTCCCGCGCCCAACTGGAGCACCTGGTGCGCGAGCGGGTGCTGGCCAACCCGGTGATCACGACCGTCGGGTCCACGGAGGTCGTCGGGCTGGCCGGCGACGCCGGCCGGGTCCGGGGTGTCCGGCTGCGGGAGCGCGGCGGCGCCGACGGCACCGCGGACGGCGCCTCGGCGCGGCAGTCCCGCACACTCGCGGCCGACCTGGTCGTGGACGCCTCCGGGCGGAGTTCACGGGCCCCGCGGTGGCTGGCCGCCATCGGGGCAGAGCCGCCCCACGAGGAGACCATCGACACCGGCCAGGCGTACGCCTCGCGCATCTACCGCAACACCAGCGCCCATCTGGGCACGGAGGCGCTGGCGTACTGGTTCTACCCGAACCCTTCCCAGACGTACGCGGGCGGCGTGCTGCCCCTGGAGGACGGCAGCCACCTCGTGGCGTTCGCGGGCCTCCGCGGCCAGGAACCGCCCACGGACGACGCCGGGTTCACCGCTTTCGCGGCCCGCCTCCCCCACCCGTTCCTCCACGAGTGGCTGCGGACCGCCGAGCCGCAGACCCCGGCGTACGGCTTCCGGTCGACGGCCAACGTGCGCCGCCGGTACGACCGCCAGGGCCGGCGTCCCGCCGGGTTCCTCGCCACCGGCGACGCGCTGTGCACCTTCAACCCGATCTACGGACAGGGCATGTCGGTCGCCGCGATGAGCGCCGTGGCGCTGCGCGACGCGCTCGCCGACCCCCGCCGCACGCCGACGACCCGACGTGTCCAACGCGCCCTCTTCGACGCCTCGCGCCAGGCCTGGGACATCTCCGCGGGCGCCGACCGGGCCATGCCCGGCGCGGTGGGGAACGCCGTCGCCTCACGGGCCGTGGACCGCCCGGTCGGCTGGTACCTGGACCGCGTCCAGCAGCGGTACGTGGGCGATCCGGTGCTCGTGGGCCCGGTGTTCCGTTCGGTGCTGACGCTCACCACGCCCCTGAGTGCCCTGTTCGCTCCGAGGATGGCCCGCGCGGTGCTGTTCGGCCCCGTCACGCGGACGCCCGCGGCGCCGCCGATGCGGGCGGAGACGGCGGACGGCTGA
- a CDS encoding alpha/beta fold hydrolase, translating to MPCSLRGWPARCCSAPSRGRPRRRRCGRRRRTAERPGPFEARWGAAATSKPDPDRRAAALLVDMERLRELLNVDRWLLYGGSWGSSLLLAYAQRHPERVSEIVVNGVTTTRRSEIDWLYRGVARFFPEEWERFMAGVPEAGRDGDAVAAYARRMNDPDPMVRAKAADDWCAWEDAVVSCEPNGPSGVYSGRAPAARIALVRIASHYFAHGAWLEEGALLRNAARLTGIPGVLVHGRLDLSSPPDTAWELCRAWPDARLVTVGDAGHLGSDAADAEVLAALDRFAGRP from the coding sequence GTGCCCTGTTCGCTCCGAGGATGGCCCGCGCGGTGCTGTTCGGCCCCGTCACGCGGACGCCCGCGGCGCCGCCGATGCGGGCGGAGACGGCGGACGGCTGAGCGACCGGGGCCCTTCGAGGCCCGGTGGGGCGCTGCGGCCACGTCGAAGCCCGACCCCGATCGGCGCGCGGCAGCTCTCCTGGTCGACATGGAGCGGCTGCGGGAGTTGCTGAACGTCGACCGGTGGCTGCTGTACGGCGGGTCCTGGGGATCGTCGCTGTTGCTCGCCTACGCCCAGCGGCATCCGGAGCGGGTGTCCGAGATCGTCGTCAACGGGGTGACGACGACCCGCCGTTCGGAGATCGACTGGCTCTACCGCGGCGTGGCGCGGTTCTTCCCCGAGGAATGGGAACGCTTCATGGCCGGCGTCCCCGAGGCCGGACGGGACGGCGACGCGGTCGCCGCTTACGCCCGCAGGATGAACGACCCGGACCCGATGGTACGGGCGAAGGCCGCGGACGACTGGTGTGCCTGGGAGGACGCCGTCGTCTCATGCGAGCCCAACGGCCCGTCGGGCGTCTACTCCGGCCGCGCCCCTGCGGCCCGGATCGCCCTGGTCCGGATCGCCTCGCACTATTTCGCGCACGGGGCGTGGCTGGAGGAGGGCGCGCTGCTGCGGAACGCGGCGCGGCTCACCGGCATCCCCGGGGTGCTGGTGCACGGCCGACTCGATCTCTCCAGTCCTCCGGACACCGCGTGGGAGCTGTGCCGGGCGTGGCCGGACGCACGACTGGTGACGGTCGGCGACGCGGGACACCTGGGCAGCGACGCGGCGGACGCCGAGGTGCTGGCCGCGCTCGACCGCTTCGCCGGCCGCCCCTGA
- a CDS encoding ABC transporter substrate-binding protein, whose translation MDRQTDWQFLDDRGHLATYDRRPERVVTYIQAGATLWEHGIRPAGLFGSNHDGDGPDPVKAGSLPLDGLGYLGSGTALDAHVLLRDDPDLVVAVTYGGGQVYGLDPDTAKHVEERVPLVVLDVGQGRSLGDVRARFAALARALGAAQDTAGAIALARATARLRTLAHDGAPRPALLALSPASAESTYLAKPQSWPDLRELRAFGLDLVSPQGGPGTNWFTADWSHVAELSAGVLLVDARANAYPLDALDGNPAWREAASGAQVVAWNPEAPCSDGAHARFFDRVADAVGAATGGGA comes from the coding sequence ATGGACAGGCAGACCGACTGGCAATTCCTCGACGACCGGGGCCATCTGGCCACGTACGACCGGCGGCCCGAACGGGTCGTCACCTACATCCAGGCCGGAGCCACCCTCTGGGAGCACGGCATACGCCCGGCCGGACTCTTCGGCTCGAACCACGACGGCGACGGGCCCGACCCGGTCAAAGCCGGGTCCCTGCCGCTCGACGGCCTCGGCTATCTCGGCTCGGGCACCGCGCTCGACGCCCACGTGCTGCTCCGCGACGACCCCGACCTGGTCGTCGCCGTCACCTACGGTGGCGGGCAGGTCTACGGGCTCGACCCGGACACGGCGAAGCACGTCGAGGAACGGGTGCCGCTGGTCGTGCTCGACGTCGGACAGGGCCGGTCGCTCGGCGACGTGCGCGCCCGGTTCGCCGCCCTGGCCCGAGCCCTGGGCGCCGCCCAGGACACGGCGGGTGCCATAGCCCTCGCCCGCGCCACGGCCCGGCTCCGGACCCTCGCACACGACGGCGCCCCCCGCCCGGCCCTGCTGGCCCTGTCACCGGCCTCGGCCGAGAGCACCTACCTGGCCAAGCCGCAGTCCTGGCCCGACCTCAGGGAACTCAGGGCCTTCGGCCTCGACCTGGTGTCCCCGCAGGGAGGTCCCGGCACCAACTGGTTCACCGCCGACTGGTCGCACGTCGCGGAACTCTCCGCGGGCGTCCTCCTCGTCGACGCGCGCGCCAACGCGTACCCCCTGGACGCCCTGGACGGCAACCCCGCCTGGCGCGAGGCGGCGTCCGGCGCCCAGGTCGTCGCGTGGAACCCCGAGGCGCCGTGCAGCGACGGCGCACACGCGCGCTTCTTCGACCGCGTCGCCGACGCGGTGGGGGCGGCGACGGGCGGCGGCGCGTAG
- a CDS encoding amino acid permease — protein MSRTAWSAQDQAPPRDEEQRLRELGYQPVLARRMGGFGNFAISFSVISILSGCMTLYGFGLSTGGPAVMMWGWAGVGLFVLCVGLALAEVTSAYPTSGALYYMADRLGGRRWGWYTGWLNLLGLLGAIAGIDYGAALFTGAFLNLRFGFAPTPGSTFLIFLCILLLHATLNLFGVRLVSVLNSISVWWHLAGVAVIVGALAIVPDHHQSPSFVFTEFVNDTGWANPFYVAAIGLLLAQYTFSGYDASAHLSEETSNASVTAARGIVRAIWVSWLAGFVLLAGLTFAIQDYAGTQQSATGVPPAQILLDALGTAGASALLLVVIVAQLFCGNAEVAAASRMVFAFSRDNALPGSSLWRRVSSRTQTPVPAVWLSVSVAALLALPSLYSATAYGAVTAINVIGITPAYAIPVYLRLRAGKRFQPGPWQLGRWSKPIGWTAVSWVAFVTVLFCLPQSSPLTVNSMNYASIALAVVLVLASVWWYVARRSYSTPAAYGNAREQAEIAEGIV, from the coding sequence ATGTCCCGCACCGCATGGTCCGCCCAGGACCAGGCCCCGCCCAGGGACGAGGAACAACGACTGCGCGAACTCGGCTACCAGCCGGTCCTCGCCCGCCGGATGGGAGGCTTCGGCAACTTCGCCATCAGCTTCTCCGTCATATCCATCCTGTCCGGCTGCATGACCCTGTACGGCTTCGGGCTGAGCACCGGCGGTCCGGCGGTCATGATGTGGGGCTGGGCGGGTGTCGGCCTGTTCGTCCTCTGCGTCGGCCTCGCCCTCGCGGAGGTCACCAGCGCCTACCCCACCTCGGGAGCGCTGTACTACATGGCCGACAGGCTCGGCGGCCGCCGCTGGGGCTGGTACACCGGCTGGCTCAACCTGCTCGGGCTGCTGGGCGCCATCGCGGGCATCGACTACGGCGCAGCCCTGTTCACCGGCGCGTTCCTCAATCTGCGGTTCGGTTTCGCACCCACGCCGGGCTCGACGTTCCTCATCTTCCTCTGCATCCTGCTGCTGCACGCCACGCTCAATCTCTTCGGCGTCCGCCTCGTCAGCGTCCTCAACTCGATCAGCGTCTGGTGGCACCTCGCCGGGGTCGCCGTGATCGTGGGCGCCCTCGCGATCGTGCCCGACCACCACCAGTCCCCGTCCTTCGTGTTCACCGAGTTCGTCAACGACACCGGCTGGGCCAACCCGTTCTACGTGGCGGCGATCGGACTGCTGCTCGCCCAGTACACGTTCTCCGGCTACGACGCGTCCGCCCATCTGTCCGAGGAGACGTCCAACGCCTCGGTGACCGCGGCGCGCGGGATCGTCCGGGCCATCTGGGTCTCGTGGCTCGCGGGATTCGTGCTCCTCGCCGGACTGACCTTCGCCATCCAGGACTACGCCGGCACCCAGCAGAGCGCGACGGGGGTGCCGCCCGCCCAGATCCTGCTGGACGCCCTCGGCACGGCAGGCGCCTCCGCGCTGCTCCTCGTCGTGATCGTCGCCCAGTTGTTCTGCGGCAACGCCGAGGTGGCCGCCGCCAGCCGGATGGTGTTCGCCTTCAGCCGCGACAACGCCCTGCCGGGCTCGTCCCTGTGGCGGAGGGTCAGCAGCCGTACCCAGACGCCCGTTCCCGCCGTGTGGCTCTCCGTCTCCGTCGCCGCGCTGCTGGCGCTGCCGTCGCTGTACTCCGCCACGGCGTACGGAGCGGTCACCGCCATCAACGTCATCGGCATCACCCCCGCGTACGCGATCCCCGTCTATCTGCGTCTGCGGGCGGGGAAGCGGTTCCAGCCGGGGCCCTGGCAACTCGGCCGCTGGAGCAAGCCGATCGGCTGGACCGCCGTGTCCTGGGTCGCCTTCGTGACAGTGCTGTTCTGCCTGCCGCAGTCCTCGCCGCTCACCGTCAACTCCATGAACTACGCCTCCATCGCCCTGGCCGTCGTCCTCGTCCTGGCCAGCGTGTGGTGGTACGTCGCGCGGCGCTCGTACAGCACCCCTGCCGCGTACGGCAACGCGCGCGAACAGGCGGAGATCGCCGAGGGCATCGTCTGA
- a CDS encoding FGGY family carbohydrate kinase codes for MVSAEPRPTSPVLAVDQGTSGTKALVVCPERGVIGSGSAEVRPRYGPGGTVEADPARLLASVVDAGRRALAEAGEPVAAVGLANQGETVLAWDPATGTPLTDAIVWQDRRAASVCASLGEAEAEELRGLTGLPLDPYFAAPKMAWIRREGTREGVVTTSDVWLVHRLTGAFVTDAATAGRTQLLDLDRVEWSRRALEIFGLDGERLPRVVDAAGPVGTTGAFGPELPLTGLLVDQQAALFAQGVTEPGTAKCTYGTGAFLLAHTGDRPRRGSSGLVSCVAWRLGGRTGYCLDGQVYTAASAVRWLTDLGVVSGAADLDRVASSVPDSGGVTFVPALAGLAAPWWRADLRGSLTGLGLDTGAGHLVRALCEGIAAQVVALADAVAADTGAPLTSLRVDGGLTRSAVLMQTQADLLQLPVEVSALPDATALGVGALARLGLDPALGVAAAVPDRKPAAVYEPRIPSDLARERLAAFRAAVDALTARTPHPVGVPAADTPPPSPSSPSPSDGSPAGARSGS; via the coding sequence ATGGTGTCTGCCGAGCCTCGCCCCACCTCGCCCGTACTCGCCGTCGACCAGGGCACCTCGGGCACCAAGGCGCTCGTCGTCTGCCCCGAGCGCGGGGTGATCGGTTCCGGCTCGGCGGAGGTCCGCCCGCGCTACGGCCCGGGTGGAACCGTCGAGGCGGACCCGGCCCGGCTGCTGGCGTCGGTGGTCGACGCGGGACGCCGGGCGCTCGCCGAGGCGGGTGAGCCCGTCGCCGCGGTCGGCCTGGCCAACCAGGGCGAGACGGTACTCGCCTGGGACCCCGCCACCGGCACGCCGCTCACGGACGCGATCGTGTGGCAGGACCGGCGGGCGGCGTCCGTGTGCGCGTCGCTCGGCGAGGCCGAGGCGGAGGAACTGCGCGGCCTCACGGGGCTGCCGCTGGACCCGTACTTCGCGGCGCCGAAGATGGCCTGGATCCGCCGGGAGGGAACCCGCGAGGGTGTCGTCACCACCAGCGACGTCTGGCTGGTGCACCGGCTGACCGGTGCGTTCGTCACCGACGCGGCCACCGCCGGCCGTACGCAGCTGCTGGACCTCGACCGCGTGGAGTGGTCGCGGCGGGCCCTGGAGATCTTCGGACTGGACGGTGAACGACTGCCGCGGGTCGTGGACGCGGCGGGCCCGGTGGGCACCACCGGGGCGTTCGGGCCCGAACTGCCCCTGACCGGACTGCTCGTGGACCAGCAGGCCGCCCTGTTCGCCCAGGGGGTGACCGAGCCGGGCACCGCCAAGTGCACCTACGGCACGGGGGCGTTCCTGCTGGCACACACCGGTGACCGCCCGCGGCGCGGGAGTTCGGGCCTGGTCAGCTGTGTGGCGTGGCGGCTCGGCGGGCGGACCGGCTACTGCCTCGACGGGCAGGTCTACACGGCCGCGTCCGCGGTCCGCTGGCTGACCGATCTCGGCGTGGTCTCCGGGGCCGCGGACCTCGACCGGGTGGCCTCGTCCGTTCCGGACTCCGGGGGTGTCACCTTCGTCCCGGCGCTCGCCGGACTCGCGGCGCCCTGGTGGCGCGCCGATCTGCGCGGATCACTCACGGGCCTGGGCCTGGACACCGGTGCCGGGCATCTGGTGCGGGCGCTGTGCGAGGGCATCGCCGCCCAGGTCGTCGCACTGGCCGACGCCGTGGCCGCCGACACGGGCGCGCCGCTGACGTCCCTGCGGGTGGACGGCGGGCTCACGCGGTCGGCCGTCCTGATGCAGACCCAGGCGGACCTGCTCCAACTCCCGGTCGAGGTATCGGCGTTGCCCGATGCCACGGCGCTCGGGGTCGGCGCGTTGGCACGGCTCGGTCTCGATCCCGCTCTCGGCGTGGCCGCCGCCGTGCCGGACCGGAAACCGGCGGCCGTGTACGAGCCCCGCATCCCCTCGGACCTGGCGCGGGAGCGGCTGGCGGCGTTCCGGGCCGCGGTGGACGCGCTCACCGCCCGGACGCCGCACCCCGTCGGCGTCCCGGCCGCGGACACCCCGCCCCCGTCCCCGTCGTCCCCGTCCCCCTCCGACGGGAGCCCCGCGGGAGCCCGGAGCGGGTCATGA
- a CDS encoding FAD-dependent oxidoreductase has product MTVTTAGPVDEGVLDVVVVGAGVVGTAIARELARYRLRIAVVEASGDVGDGTSKANTAILHTGFDAVPGSLEAGLVRDGSRRLAAYAREVGIPLEPVGALLLAWDEEQLAALPGLADKAKRNAYGEARVIGAGELRSREPHLGPGALGALAVPGESIVCPWTTTLAYATQAVRSGAALHLNCRVTAVRSADGLHVVDTDRGPLRTRHLVNAAGLHADEVDRMLGLETFTVTPRRGQLIVFDTFARGLVRHILLPVPTALGKGVLVAPTVYGNVLLGPTAEDLDDKTATGTTAEGLAQLREKGRTIVPELLDEEVTAVYAGLRAATGREDYRIDGRPDRRYVTVGGIRSTGLTASLAIASHVRELLADAGLALGAPGELAPVRMPNIGEASPRPYRDARLIAADPEYGTIVCHCERVTRGEIRDALAGDIPPATLDGLRRRTRARGGRCQGFSCGAAVRELFGAGR; this is encoded by the coding sequence ATGACGGTCACCACGGCCGGCCCGGTCGACGAGGGCGTCCTCGACGTCGTGGTGGTGGGTGCCGGAGTCGTCGGCACGGCCATCGCCCGCGAACTGGCCCGGTACCGGCTGCGGATCGCCGTCGTCGAGGCGTCCGGGGATGTCGGCGACGGCACGTCGAAGGCCAACACGGCGATCCTGCACACCGGTTTCGACGCCGTGCCCGGCTCGCTGGAGGCCGGACTGGTCCGCGACGGCAGCCGGCGGCTCGCCGCGTACGCGCGGGAGGTCGGCATCCCGCTGGAGCCCGTCGGCGCACTGCTCCTCGCCTGGGACGAGGAGCAGCTCGCGGCCCTTCCCGGCCTGGCGGACAAGGCGAAACGCAACGCGTACGGCGAGGCCCGCGTCATCGGCGCCGGTGAGCTGCGTTCCCGGGAGCCGCACCTGGGGCCGGGCGCCCTCGGCGCGCTCGCCGTCCCGGGTGAGAGCATCGTCTGCCCGTGGACGACCACGCTGGCGTACGCCACCCAGGCCGTGCGGTCCGGTGCGGCGCTGCACCTGAACTGCCGCGTGACGGCCGTGCGTTCGGCGGACGGACTGCACGTGGTCGACACGGACCGGGGCCCGCTGCGCACCCGGCACCTGGTGAACGCCGCCGGTCTCCACGCGGACGAGGTCGACCGGATGCTGGGTCTGGAGACGTTCACCGTCACACCGAGACGCGGTCAGCTGATCGTCTTCGACACGTTCGCACGCGGTCTGGTGCGGCACATCCTCCTCCCGGTGCCCACCGCGCTCGGCAAGGGAGTGCTCGTCGCGCCGACCGTTTACGGGAACGTGCTGCTCGGCCCCACGGCCGAGGACCTCGACGACAAGACCGCCACCGGCACCACGGCCGAAGGGCTCGCACAGCTCAGGGAGAAGGGCCGCACGATCGTGCCCGAGCTGCTCGACGAGGAGGTCACCGCCGTCTACGCCGGGCTGCGGGCCGCGACCGGCCGGGAGGACTACCGCATCGACGGCCGGCCGGACCGCCGGTACGTCACGGTCGGCGGGATCCGTTCGACCGGGCTGACGGCGTCCCTGGCCATCGCCTCCCACGTGCGGGAACTGCTGGCGGACGCGGGGCTCGCGCTCGGCGCGCCGGGCGAGCTCGCCCCGGTGCGCATGCCGAACATCGGGGAGGCGTCCCCCCGCCCGTACCGGGACGCCCGGCTGATCGCCGCCGACCCCGAGTACGGGACGATCGTCTGCCACTGCGAGCGGGTGACGCGCGGGGAGATCCGGGACGCGCTGGCCGGAGACATCCCACCCGCCACGCTGGACGGCCTGCGGCGGCGCACCCGGGCCCGGGGCGGCCGCTGCCAGGGGTTCTCTTGCGGGGCCGCGGTGCGTGAACTGTTCGGGGCCGGCCGGTGA
- a CDS encoding NAD(P)/FAD-dependent oxidoreductase, with amino-acid sequence MDVLVVGAGPAGLTAAAALAASGAGAVEVLEREREAGGVPRHCDRGGFGTRELWRPMTGPDYARHRTRAAVRAGAALRTGVMVTGWAGPLTVEATSRAGPEEVTARAVVLATGARERPRSARLVPGDRPEGVWTTGELQQVVHLHGRRVGGRALIVGAGPVARATVGTLRKAGAEPVALVTDGPGPAPRPALRRAVPVLTDTVVTELIGRGRLTGVALRRADGRVTVVRCDSVVFTGDFVPEHELVRSAGIALDPGTRGPSVDAYFRTARPGVFAVGNVLHGAEPAATAASEGGRAAERVRRFLADRRWPAVRVPVVADGALRWTAPNLLVPRDSGVRLLLRAGRRVVRPVVTVSQDGRTLYRDRLSRPADPERSVPLTGPWADGVDGAGGPVRIRLDETRDAGRW; translated from the coding sequence GTGGACGTGCTGGTCGTGGGCGCGGGCCCGGCCGGCCTCACTGCCGCGGCCGCGCTGGCCGCGTCCGGCGCGGGAGCCGTCGAGGTCCTGGAGCGGGAGCGGGAGGCGGGCGGGGTGCCCCGCCACTGCGACCGCGGGGGTTTCGGGACGCGCGAGCTGTGGCGGCCGATGACGGGGCCCGACTACGCGCGCCACCGGACCCGGGCGGCCGTACGGGCCGGGGCGGCACTGCGCACCGGCGTCATGGTCACCGGGTGGGCCGGCCCGCTGACCGTGGAGGCGACGAGCCGCGCCGGTCCGGAGGAGGTGACGGCGCGGGCGGTCGTCCTGGCCACGGGTGCGCGTGAACGGCCCCGCAGCGCACGGCTGGTGCCGGGCGACCGCCCCGAAGGGGTCTGGACGACGGGCGAGTTGCAGCAGGTCGTGCACCTCCACGGGCGGCGTGTCGGCGGTCGCGCGCTGATCGTCGGCGCGGGGCCCGTGGCACGTGCCACGGTGGGCACGCTGCGCAAGGCGGGAGCCGAGCCCGTCGCCCTGGTGACCGACGGTCCCGGCCCGGCGCCGCGCCCGGCGCTGCGGAGAGCCGTGCCGGTGCTGACGGACACGGTCGTGACGGAACTGATCGGCCGGGGGCGGCTCACCGGGGTGGCGCTGCGCCGGGCCGACGGCCGGGTCACCGTGGTCCGCTGCGACTCGGTCGTGTTCACGGGCGACTTCGTCCCGGAGCACGAGCTGGTCAGGAGTGCGGGCATCGCGCTGGACCCGGGCACGCGCGGCCCGTCCGTCGACGCGTACTTCCGTACCGCACGGCCCGGAGTCTTCGCCGTGGGCAACGTCCTGCACGGCGCCGAGCCCGCCGCCACGGCGGCGTCCGAGGGCGGTCGCGCCGCGGAGCGGGTGCGGCGGTTCCTCGCCGACCGCCGGTGGCCCGCGGTGAGGGTGCCGGTGGTGGCCGACGGCGCGCTCCGGTGGACCGCGCCGAACCTGCTCGTGCCGCGGGACTCCGGCGTACGGCTGCTGCTCCGCGCCGGGCGCCGCGTCGTCCGGCCGGTGGTGACGGTGTCGCAGGACGGCCGGACGCTGTACCGGGACCGGCTGTCGCGCCCGGCGGACCCGGAGCGCTCGGTACCGCTGACCGGGCCCTGGGCGGACGGTGTGGACGGAGCGGGCGGCCCGGTGCGGATCCGGCTCGACGAGACCCGGGACGCCGGGCGGTGGTGA
- a CDS encoding NADP-dependent succinic semialdehyde dehydrogenase translates to MAIASVNPATGETLKTFEAIGPEEIENRLAAAHATFRAYRTTSFSERSRLLKRAASLLEEDQEDIARTMTSEMGKPLAAARAEAAKCVKAMRWYADHAEELLADEHPSDDDVKDSGASGVTVRYRPLGVVLAVMPWNFPLWQVVRFAAPALMAGNTGLLKHASNVPQTALYLGDLFHRAGFPDGCFQTLLVGAGAIEGVLRDPRVAAATLTGSEPAGRSVASIAGDEVKKTVMELGGSDPFVVMPSADVDRAARVAVTARVQNNGQSCIAAKRFIIHEDVHDSFTERFSARMEALRVGDPMDESTDVGPLATEQGRDDVEQLVDDAVRRGAQVLCGGGRPEDRPAGWYYLPTVLAGITPDMRIHHEEAFGPVATVYRVSGLDEAVSVANDSPFGLSSNVWTRDAGDMERFVQDMEAGGIFFNGMTASHPAMPFGGAKRSGYGRELSDHGIKEFCNITTVWTAA, encoded by the coding sequence ATGGCCATCGCCAGTGTGAACCCCGCGACCGGCGAGACGCTCAAGACCTTCGAAGCCATCGGCCCAGAGGAGATCGAGAACCGCCTGGCCGCCGCCCACGCGACCTTCCGTGCGTACCGCACCACCTCGTTCTCCGAGCGTTCCCGCCTGCTGAAGCGGGCGGCGTCGCTGCTGGAGGAGGACCAGGAGGACATCGCGCGCACCATGACGAGCGAGATGGGCAAACCCCTGGCCGCGGCCAGGGCCGAGGCGGCGAAGTGCGTGAAGGCCATGCGCTGGTACGCCGACCACGCCGAGGAACTGCTGGCCGACGAGCACCCTTCGGACGACGACGTGAAGGACTCGGGCGCCTCCGGCGTGACGGTTCGCTACCGCCCGCTCGGGGTGGTGCTCGCCGTGATGCCCTGGAACTTCCCGCTGTGGCAGGTCGTGCGGTTCGCGGCCCCCGCGCTGATGGCCGGGAACACCGGCCTGCTCAAGCACGCCTCGAACGTCCCGCAGACCGCCCTCTATCTGGGAGACCTCTTCCACCGGGCCGGGTTCCCCGACGGCTGCTTCCAGACGCTGCTGGTCGGCGCGGGCGCGATCGAGGGCGTACTGCGTGATCCCCGGGTCGCCGCGGCGACGCTCACGGGCAGCGAGCCGGCCGGCCGGTCCGTCGCCTCGATCGCCGGTGACGAGGTCAAGAAGACGGTCATGGAACTCGGCGGCAGCGACCCCTTCGTCGTCATGCCCTCCGCCGACGTTGACCGGGCCGCGCGGGTCGCCGTCACCGCCCGGGTCCAGAACAACGGGCAGTCGTGCATCGCGGCCAAGCGCTTCATCATCCACGAGGACGTCCACGACAGTTTCACCGAGCGCTTCAGTGCCCGGATGGAGGCACTCCGCGTCGGCGACCCCATGGACGAGTCCACCGACGTCGGCCCGCTCGCCACCGAGCAGGGCCGCGACGACGTGGAGCAGCTCGTCGACGACGCCGTACGGCGCGGGGCGCAGGTGCTGTGCGGCGGCGGCCGCCCCGAGGACCGACCCGCCGGCTGGTACTACCTGCCGACGGTCCTCGCGGGGATCACGCCCGACATGCGGATCCACCACGAGGAGGCGTTCGGCCCGGTCGCGACCGTCTACCGCGTGTCCGGTCTCGACGAGGCCGTGAGCGTCGCCAACGACTCGCCCTTCGGGCTCAGTTCGAACGTCTGGACACGGGACGCCGGCGACATGGAGCGGTTCGTCCAGGACATGGAGGCCGGCGGGATCTTCTTCAACGGGATGACCGCCTCGCATCCGGCGATGCCGTTCGGCGGCGCGAAGCGGTCCGGTTACGGCCGCGAGCTGTCCGACCACGGGATCAAGGAGTTCTGCAACATCACCACCGTCTGGACCGCCGCCTGA
- a CDS encoding NUDIX domain-containing protein translates to MSGKRSAGLLLFRGTAADLEVLIGHMGGPYWAAKDEGAWSIPKGEYGPEEQAEAAARREFEEELGLPAPDGERIALGENRQSGGKTVTVWAVEGDLDPRSVVPGTFTMEWPPRSGVPTEFPEVDRVGWFPLERAAELLVPGQRIFLDRLAHHIRGGR, encoded by the coding sequence ATGTCGGGCAAGCGAAGCGCCGGTCTCCTGCTGTTCCGGGGCACCGCGGCGGATCTCGAGGTGCTGATCGGGCACATGGGAGGCCCCTATTGGGCCGCCAAGGACGAGGGCGCGTGGTCGATTCCCAAGGGCGAGTACGGCCCGGAGGAGCAGGCGGAGGCGGCGGCACGGCGGGAGTTCGAGGAGGAGCTCGGACTGCCCGCACCGGACGGCGAGCGCATCGCGCTCGGTGAGAACCGCCAGTCGGGCGGCAAGACCGTCACGGTCTGGGCGGTCGAGGGCGACCTCGATCCGCGTTCGGTGGTGCCCGGCACTTTCACGATGGAGTGGCCGCCGCGGTCCGGCGTGCCGACGGAGTTCCCGGAGGTCGACAGGGTCGGCTGGTTCCCCCTGGAGCGCGCGGCGGAGCTGCTCGTTCCGGGCCAGCGGATCTTCCTGGACCGGCTTGCCCACCACATACGCGGCGGCCGCTGA